From a region of the Lactuca sativa cultivar Salinas chromosome 4, Lsat_Salinas_v11, whole genome shotgun sequence genome:
- the LOC111889025 gene encoding eukaryotic translation initiation factor 5A, producing MSDEEHQFESKADAGASKTYPQQAGTIRKSGYIVIKNRACKVVEVSTSKTGKHGHAKCHFVAIDIFNGKKLEDIVPSSHNCDVPHVNRTDYQLIDISEDGFVSLLTENGNTKDDLKLPTDDALLTQIKEGFGEGKDLVVSVMSAMGEEQICAVKDISGPK from the exons ATGTCTGACGAAGAGCATCAGTTTGAGTCAAAGGCCGACGCCGGAGCTTCCAAGACCTACCCTCAGCAAGCTGGTACCATCCGCAAGAGCGGTTACATTGTCATCAAAAATCGAGCTTGCAAG GTTGTGGAAGTTTCTACCTCCAAGACAGGCAAGCATGGTCATGCGAAGTGTCACTTTGTTGCAATCGACATCTTCAATGGAAAAAAGCTTGAAGATATCGTCCCATCTTCCCATAACTGTGAT GTCCCTCATGTCAACCGCACTGACTACCAGCTAATTGACATCTCTGAAGATGGATTT GTGAGTTTGTTGACTGAAAATGGCAACACCAAGGATGACCTGAAACTGCCAACCGATGATGCTCTTTTGACTCAGATCAAGGAGGGATTTGGAGAGGGGAAGGATTTGGTTGTGAGTGTGATGTCTGCCATGGGAGAGGAGCAGAT